Part of the Oscillibacter hominis genome is shown below.
CCCCTGGGCCGCATGGGGTATCGGGAGGTGGGCAGCGCGTCCATCATCATGGTGGGGAACTCCTCCAGCTGGGTGAAGAGCTCCTCCGGGCTCAGATAGAGCTTGCTCCATTCCCCAGCCAGCACGCCGGCGGAAAGCAGCGTCTCCGTGTCCTGTTTGCACTGGAGCGCCCTGCCCTTGGCTGCCTCGTCCACCCGGGCGCTCTCGCTGATGCACACCAGCGCATCCGGCGGCAGGTAGTCCGCCCCCGACGTCATCTTCCCATACAGTGCCGTTAGATACCGGTCCGGCCCGTCGGGCATGGCGCCGGCGCCAAGGCGCTCCGCGTCGGCGCGGAGGGTCTGGGCCAGCTTCTCATGCTTTTTCTCCGACCTGGCCGCCAGGGCCTCCAGCGCCTTTGCCAGCGCCAAGACGCCCCCCTCCCCATAGGCGGGAAGAAATTCCGAGGCCGGGAGGATCAGGGCGGACTTCACATTTTTGATCCGGCGCTGGGTGGCTGTGTCAAACAGTCCGCAGGAGTCGATTTCGTCGTCGAAAAACTCGCAGCGTACCGGCCGTTCCATCATAGGGGAAAACACATCCAAAATGCCGCCCCGGAGGGCAAACTGGCCGACACCCTCCACCTGGTCGGAGCGGGTGTAGCCCGCCGCAGTCAGCTTCTCCGCCAGGGCCTGGGGGTCTGCCCGGCCGCCCACCTTCACCGTAAAAGCCGCGTCCAGGAGCACCTCGCGGGGGATAGAGCGCTGCATCAGGGCGTCCACCGTGGCCACCACCACGCTCTCCCTGCCCTTGGCAAGCGCGTAGAGTGCGGCCAGGCGCCGGTGCTCCCAGCTGCGGGAGAAGGCGGCGGAGGTAAGCTGGAAGTCGCGGCCAAGCAGCCGCAGCGGCTCTCGCCCCATCAGCGTCTTCAGGTCCAGGCACAGCCTGAGAGCCTCTTTTTCATCGCCGCAGACCATCACCAGCGGCCGGCTGAGGCGCTGGGCAAGGGATGCGGAAATCTGGGAGCGGTGCACCGAGGCCGTGCCGGATACCGCCACAGGGCAGCGGCCGCCCTCAATCCGCCGGGCAAGCTCCTCGATCTCCGGTATGTTCAGCAGTGCGTTCGTCAGGGCCTCCATGTCGGCCTCCTTGTCATAATTTGTTAAAATTTGCCAGTTGTACGCATATGGGGGCGCACTCCGCCCCTTGCGGGGAGGGGTGTGCCTCCAAATTTATCCTGATTTATAGTATACGCCGGCTGTCAAGGCGAAGGGGCGCGCTTAGTTGAAGCGCCCCATGGCCTTGCGCAGCTCCTCGCCGGAGCAGATGGCCTCCGCCGCGTCGGCAGCCCGGGCAAAGGAGTTCAGGAGGATTTTACGGTCCTCCATGCTTGGCGTGCCTAAAACCCAGTCGGCCATGTCGTAATCGGGGTTGGATGGCGAACCCACGCCGATCTTGATCCGGGGGAACTGGTCGCTGCCCAAGTGGGCGATGATGTTTTTGATGCCGTTGTGGCCGCCGGCACTGCCGGAGGGCCGGATGCGGATCTTGCCCACCGGCAGATAGATGTCGTCGAAGATCACCAGCAGGTGGTCCAGGGGCACCTTGTAGAACTTCACCGCCTCCACGACCGCCTCGCCGGAGAGGTTCATATAGGTCTGGGGCTTCATCAGCAGCACCTTGGCGCCGCCGAAGGGGAAGATGTTGTAGGCGGACTTGAACTTGATCTTGTTGATCTTGACGTGCTCCCGCTCCGCGATCAGATCGGCGGTGAGGAAGCCCATGTTGTGGCGGGTGTTGGCGTACTCGCTGCCCGGGTTTCCGAGGCAGGCCACGATCCACTCCACGCCGGAGGGTTTTCCAAACATAACGTATCCCTTTCCAGAAAAGTGTAACGGCGGGGCGGGGAAAATCCCCGCCCCGCTTCCATCCATTTGTCTTAGCGGAACAGCTTGGAGATGGAAATCTCCTGGTAAGTACGCTCAATGGCCTCGGCAAACATGGGGGCCACGGTGAGGTACTTGATCTTGTCGCTGGCGCCCTCGGCAATGGGGGGGATGGTGTCCAGCAGGGCAAGCTCGGTGATCACGCTGTTGTTGATCCGCTCGATGGCGGGGCCGGAGAGGACGCCGTGGGAGGCGCAGGCATGGACGCTCTTGGCGTGGCCGATGTCGATCAGCGCCTTGGCGGCGTTGCAGAGGGATCCGCCGGTGTCCACCATGTCGTCGAAGATGATGCAGTCCTTGCCCTCCACGTCGCCGATGACGTTCATGACCTCGCAGGAGTTGGCCTTCTGGCGGCGCTTATCCACAATGGCCAGGGACATGTGGAGCTTTTGGGCAAAGGCGCGGGCGCGGGCCACGGAGCCCACGTCGGGGGAGACCACCATCATGTCCTCGCACTGGGAGCCGAACTTCTTGGCATAGTAGTCCACAAAAATGGGGTTGCCGGCCAGGTTGTCCACGGGGATATCGAAGAAGCCCTGGATCTGGGAGGCGTGCAGGTCCATGGTCAGCACACGGTCCGCGCCGGCGGCCGTGACCATGTTGGCCACCAGCTTGGCGGTGATGGGGTCCCGGGCCTTGGCCTTGCGGTCCTGGCGGGCGTAGCCGTAATAGGGCATCACCGCGGTGATGCGTCCGGCGCTGGCCCGCTTGAGCGCATCGATCATGATGAGCAGCTCCATCAGGTTCCGGTTCACAGGATTGCAGGTAGACTGGATGACGAACACGTCGGAGCCTCGGACAGTCTCATACAGCGAGACAAAAATCTCACCGTCGGAAAATGTCCCAACCTCAGACTCACCTAACTTGGTGCCCATGATTTTGCAGACTTCCTCCGCCAGTTTGTGGTTCGCATTGCCGCTGAACACTTTGATATCTTTGCCGTGTGCGATCATTTTAAGCGCCCTCTTTCTGTAATCTATCGTTATTATTTTATCGCTCCGCATTAAACCCCGCCACGGCGGCAGCCCGCCGGCGGCTTTGGTCCCAGATTCAGTCTTTCTTCTCCGCGTGGAGTGCCCGCCGCCGGGCGGCCCAGCCCTCCAGGTTCTTCTGCCGCGCCCTGGCCACCGCCAGCGCGTCGGCCGGCACCTCGTCTGTGATGGTGCTGCCCGCCGCGGTGTAGGCGCCGTCGCCCACCTTTACCGGTGCGATCAGGTTGGTGTTGCAGCCGATAAAGGCATGGTCGCCGATGGTGCAGCGGTATTTCTTGAACCCGTCGTAATTGGTGGTCACGGTGCCGCAGCCGAAGTTGACCTTTTGGCCCACATCGCTGTCTCCCACATAGGTCAGGTGGGAGATTTTGGTGCCGTCGCCGATGACGGAGTTCTTCACCTCCACAAAATCGCCCACCTTGATGTCATTGCCGATGGTGCAGCCCGGGCGGATATAGGCAAAGGGCCCGATCTTCACCCGGCTGCCGATGGTGCTCTCGTTGGCCTGGGATGCGTTGACCGTGGTCCCATCCCCCACTGTGCAGTCCCGGATCATGGCGTTGGGCCCGATCTCGCAGTCCCGGCCGATGGTCGTCTCTCCCCGCAAAATGGTGCCCGGCAGCACCACCGTGCCCGCTCCGATCTCCACCCGGGGGTCGATATATACAGAGGAACCGTCCAGGATGTGGACGCCGGCGGCCACATGGCGCCGTACAATCTCATCCCGGCAGGCAAGCTCCATTTCACGCAGGCGGGGAAGGTCGTATACAGCACTGAAGCCGGAAAGCTCCCGGGCGCCGGGGACGGCGTCGCTGCCATTTGTCCAGCTTTCGCGCAGGGCGGAGGCCTTTGCGGTATAGGCGTAGCTGCTCCCGCCGGGCAGCTCCAGAGGAAGCATCTCACAGGGGAAGACCGCCACCTCCCCCTCCTGGGATAAAAAGTCCATCAGCGCCTCACGGCTGCCGGAGACCAGAACATCCGCCTCCGCAGGGAAGCACCCGCGCAGCTCCGCAGCGTACTCCTCTTTGCCCCAGACAATAAAAAACCGCTGGATGCTGCGCGCCATCAATGTCTTGCCCACCCAGGTCAAAAGGGGACAAAATAAAACGGATTGCAGCATCAGCGGCCGGTCCACTCCCTCACAGGAGGCATCGTCAGGCAAAAAGAGAACTGCTCTTGTCTGATTCATCGGAAATCCCTCCCGTCGTCAAGTCTTACCCACATTATAACAAACAAAAAGGGAAAATCCAGAGGTTGCGGTAAAATAAATAATAGAATTTTCTACCTGGTTTTTGGACAGATTGAACGGTTTTTGAAACACAGTCCATCCTCTTCCAAATGGGAGACATGAAATTTTGTCATTTTATGTTGTTTTTTCAGGCAGAACTGTGAAATTGTTGTAGTTTCTTTCGAATTTCTGATAAAATTCTCACTTTGCGGTTGAATTTGCGATTCGAATGCATTACAATAGGGTGCGTTCATTTGGACGGAGGTTATTCTATGCTGCATATTGTCCTGGTGGAGCCGGAAATTCCGCAAAACTGCGGCAATATCGCCCGCACCTGCGCCGCCACCGGCAGCCACCTGCATCTCATTGAGCCCCTGGGCTTTGACATCTCCGAGCGGGCTGTGCGCCGGGCGGGCCTGGACTACTGGCACCTGGTGGATGTGTCGGTCTATGAAAACCTGGAGGCGCTGTTCCGGCTTCATCCGGAGGCGGCGGGCAATCTCTACCTCACCACCACCAAAGCGCCCCGTCCGTACAGCGAGGCCGTCTTTACCGACGGGTGCTGGCTGTTTTTCGGCAAGGAGACCGCAGGTCTTCCCAAGGACTTCCGGGAGGCATTTGCCGCCCGGTGCATTCGTCTGCCCATGCGCCCGGAGGCCCGGAGCCTGAACCTCGCCAACACAGTGGCCGTATGCGTCTATGAGGCGCTGCGCCAGATAGGCTTTCCCGGCCTTCTGGATCACGGGGAAATGGCCAGATAGCGGCTCAGGTTTTGGGAAATTTTTTGATTCTCCGGCCATACTATGCATATCCTGATTCCAAATCATCCAGTCGCATAAAGGAGATATCATCATATGAACTACAATAAAAAGACGGTCAGGGACGTGGATGTCCGCGGCAAGAAGGTGCTGCTGCGCTGCGACTTCAACGTGCCCATGGCCAAGGACGGCAGCGGCGTCATCACCGACGACAAGCGCATCCGGGCGGCTCTTCCCACCATCACCTACCTGCTGGACCAGGGCGCCGCGGTGATTGCCTGCTCCCACATGGGCAAGCCCAAGGGCGAGGTGAAGCCGGAGCTTTCCCTGAAGCCCGTGGCCGCCCGGCTCAGCGAACTGCTGGGCAGGGAGGTCATCATGGCCGGCGACGTGGTGGGCCCCGACGCCCAGGCCAAGGCCGCCGCGCTGCGGGGCGGGCAGATCATGCTCCTTGAAAACACACGCTTTGAACCCGGCGAAACCAAGAACGACCCGGCCCTTGCAAAGGCCATGGCCTCCCTTGCGGACCTCTATGTCTCCGACGCCTTCGGCGCCGTCCACCGGGCCCACGCCTCCACCGCCGGCGTGGCCGGGTTTCTGCCCGCCGTCTCCGGCTTTTTGATTGAAAAGGAGCTGGAGGTCATCGGCGGCGCCCTGAAGAGCCCCAAGCGTCCCCTGGTGGCCATCCTGGGCGGCAGCAAGGTGTCCTCCAAGATCGGGGTCATCAACAACCTGCTGGAACTGGCCGACACCATCATCATCGGCGGCGGCATGGCCTACACCTTCTCTGCCGCACAGGGCGGCAAGGTGGGCGACAGCCTGCTGGAGGCCGACTGGGAGGGATATGCCAACGAGATGGTGCAAAAGGCGGCGGACAAGGGCGTCCGGCTGCTGCTTCCTGTCGACACCGTCTGCGCCGACCAGTTCGCCCCGGACGCCAAGTGCCAGGTGGTGAAAGCCGGTGAAATCCCCGACGGCTGGCAGGGCCTGGACATCGGGCCCGAGACCATCGCCCTCTACTGCGCCGCCGTGGCCGACGCCGGCACCGTGATCTGGAACGGCCCCATGGGCGTCTTTGAGTTCCCCGCCTTTGCCAAAGGGACCGAGGCTGTGGCCGAGGCGCTGAGCAAGACCAGCGCTATTACCATCATCGGCGGCGGAGACAGTGCCGCCGCCGTGCAGCAGTTGGGCTATGCTGATAAAATGACCCACATCTCCACCGGCGGCGGAGCCAGCCTGGAGTTCATGGAGGGCAAGGAGCTTCCCGGCGTGGCCTGCCTGCTGGACAAGTAAGCACCGGTTCCCGCCGATCAGCGGGTCGCCCCCGGCCTGAACCAACCACTCATTTGTATCCTCTTAGCGGTTAGTGGGCCGCATCACATATTAGATAAGGGAGTATCAGAATTCATGAATCGCAGATATCGTAAAACAATCATCGCCGGCAACTGGAAGATGAATAAAACCGCCACGGAGACCAAGCAGTTCGCCGAAGAGCTTAAGCCCATCCTGCCCAAGGCCAAGTGGTGCGATGTGGTGGTCTGTGTGCCTGCCTGCAACATCTCCACGGCGGTCCGGGCCTTTAAGGATATGCGGGTGTCCATCGGCGCGGAAAACCTCTACTATGAAAAAAGCGGTGCCTACACCGGAGAGGTATCCGCCGACATGCTGAAGGATCTGGGCGTGAAATATGTCATCATCGGCCACTCCGAGCGGCGGCAGTATTTCGGCGAGACCGACGCCACCGTCAGCAAGAAGGTGCACGCCGCCCTGGACGCGGGCCTGCTGCCCATTATCTGCGTGGGCGAATCCCTGGAGCAGCGGGAGGCGGGCATCACCGCCGAGTGGATCGCCCTGCAGGTGAAATCCGCTCTGGTAGGCGTCAGCGCCGACAAGCTCCGCAAGTGCGTCATCGCCTATGAGCCCATCTGGGCCATCGGCACCGGCAAAACCGCCACCGCCGAGCAGGCGGCCGAGGTCTGCACCGCCATCCGCGCCACCATTCGCTCCCTCTATGGTGCCCGTGTGGCCCGCAGCGTCACCATCCAGTACGGCGGTTCCATGAATCCTTCCAACGCGGCGGAACTCCTGGCCCAGCCCGACGTGGACGGCGGCCTGATCGGCGGCGCCGCCCTGGTGCCCCAGAAGTTCGTGGATATCATCAACGCTGCAAACCAGGAGTAAGCAATCCAGTCTGAACGGAGCGGTCGGAAGAGCGCTCCCAACAAGTTCGATGGAGTCTGCCCTTTGCAGACAGAATGAGGATAGTGGAATCATGAATAAAACACCTACCGCATTGATTATTATGGATGGGTTCGGCCTGTCCGACGCCGTGGACGGCAATGCCATCCGCGCCGCCAAGACCCCCTGCCTGGATCAGCTGTTCGCCGAGTATGCCCACACCACCCTCTCCGCCTCCGGGCTGGATGTAGGACTGCCGGAAGGCCAGATGGGCAACAGCGAGGTGGGCCACACCAACATCGGCGGCGGCCGGGTGGTCTTTCAGGACCTGCCCCGCATCACCCGCTCCATTGAGGACGGCTCCTTTTTCCGGAACGAAGCCTATCTCCACGCCATGGACCAGTGCCTCAGCAAGGGCACCTCGCTCCACCTGTTCGGCCTCCTTTCCACCGGCGGCGTACATTCCCATCTGAACCACCTGTGGGCCCTTTTGAAGCTGGCCAAGGAGAAGGGGCTGGAGAAGGTCTATATCCACGCCTTTTTGGATGGACGGGACACCTCTCCCACCGCCGGCGCAGAATTTCTGGAGGAGTGCGTCGCCAAGTGTGGGGAAATCGGCGTGGGCAAGGTGGCCACTGTGATGGGCCGCTATTACGCCATGGACCGTGACAAGCGCTGGGAGCGGCTGGAGGCCGCCTATGACGCCATGGTTTACGGCGAGGGCGCCGTCACAAACCCCGATCCCGTGGCGGCTGTGAAGGCCTCCTATGAAAAGGGAGTCACCGACGAGTTTGTGGAGCCGGTGGTCTGCGACAGCGACGGCTGCGTGGGCGACAACGACAGCATCATTTTCTTCAACTTCCGCCCCGACCGTGCCCGCGAGATCACCCGTGCCTTTGTGGACCCGGAGTTTGACGGCTTTACCCACCAGTATTTCCCTGTGACCTTTGTGTGCAATACCGAGTACGACGCCTCCATGCCCAATGTGGAGGTTGCCTTCCCCCGCATCCGTGTGGAAAACGGCCTGGGCGAATATCTGAGCAAGCTGGGGCTGACCCAGCTGCGCATCGCCGAGACGGAAAAGTACGCCCATGTCACCTTCTTTTTCAACGGAGGCGTGGAAACCGTGTTTCCCGGAGAGGACCGGGTGCTGGTGCCCTCCCCCAAGGTGGCCACCTACGACATGCAGCCGGAGATGAGCGCCGTGGAGGTCTGTGACAAATGCGTGGAGCGGATCGAGTCCGGTGCCTATGACGTCATCATCCTCAATTTTGCCAACTGCGACATGGTGGGCCACACCGGTGTCTTTGACGCGGCTGTCAAGGCGGTGGAGACTGTGGATGAGTGTGTGGGCCGGGTGGTGAACGCCACTCTGAAGATGGGCGGCATCGCCATGGTCACTGCGGATCACGGAAATGCCGAGCAGATGAAGCAGCCCGACGGCAGCCCCATGACCGCCCATTCCATCAACCCGGTGCCCTTCATCCTCTGCGGCGCCGGCGCGGAACTGCGCAGTGGAAAGCTGGCCGACATCGCCCCCACCATCCTGGATGTGATGGGCCTTCAGTGCCCGCCGGAGATGGACGGTAAAACGTTGATTATCAAATAAAGCAGGAAATAGAAAAGGGACGGACACATAGTGTCCGTCCCTTTTTTACTTATATTTGCTCGTCTTTGCCATCAATGACGGCGGGCGGCTCCTCAGCAGCCTGATCGCCCTCCGATTTGGCCCCCTTTTTCCACGCAAGGAGCAGCACGGAAGCAAGCACACAGGCAATTCCAAGGCCCGAGCGCAGCGTCATCCCCTCATGGAGCAGCACAACGCCGGCCACCACACTGGTCAGCGGCTCAAAGGTGCTCAAGAGCGACGCATACTGGGGGCCGCACAGCTTGGTCCCCATCTGGAAGAATATGGTGGCCGTTGTGGTGCCGAAAGTGAAAAAGCAAATCAACACCCAGCCCAGCAGCGTCACGTGCACATGCAGCGCTCCCACGGCTGTGCTTACCACCAGAAGTGCCACAGCACCTGCCCCCTGGACGCAGAAAGTGAGCTGGTAGCGCCGCAGGACCATCTGCAATCCGGACTTGGCGAGAATGATGATGTAGAGGGCATAGGTGATCCCAGAGAGAAGCGCAATGCACACTCCAAATATGTTGCCGCTGTCGCCGGGCGTATAGAAGGACAGCACGCCCGCCATGCAAAGAGCGCAGCAGACCAGTTCCCTGCGGCCGATCTTCTCCCGGAAAAACAGCGCGCATCCCACCAGCACCAGCACCGGATAGACAAAGTGGAGCGTGGTGGATAGGCCGGAAGAAATGTAATTATAGGAGAGGAAGAGGAACGCGGGTGTGGCGGTAAAGCCGGCGGACAAAAGTATCAACTGCCCGATCTGGCGCCGGCTGAGGCGGGTCCGCCCCTCTATCCCGCAGCGGCGGCAGTCCATCCGATCCAGGAGGTATAGCGGTAAAAGGCTGAGCGAAAAGCGTACCAGCGTCAAAAAATAAGAATTTCCCCCGTTGGCGTAAATGACCTTGGCACCAATGGGCATCATGCCGAAAATCACCCCAGAGAGAATGATATAGAGGATTCCCTTCGCCTTCACACTCACCCTTCTTCCATGTTTCAAAAAGTCTATATTGCTCTCGCTAAGTGGTTCGCTCCAGTATATCAGATCATCCGGCACATTGTAAAGAACCATCGCGGAGGGCGTATGCGGAAAAAGCGGAGCAAAACGCTCCGCTTTTTCCAAAGCCTAAGAACCGATGCTGTATGCAGGTTGAATCAGCTGCAGCGGCCGCCGTCCACCACAAAGCTTCCGCCGGTGGCGTAGACGCTCATGTCGGTGGCCAGGAACAGGAAGGTGTAGGCGATCTGCTCGGCGGTGGCGATCCGGCGCAGCGGGCGATAGCTGCCGCAGGACTCCAGGAACTTCTCCATGGCCTCTTTCTCTTCGGGGGTCTTGGGATCGGCGGTGGTGATCTTGCCGGTCTGGATGCCCTCGCTGATGAGCATGGGGGTGATGATGTCGCCGGGGCAGACGCAGTTGACGCGGATGTTGTACTTGCCGAAGTCCACGGCCATGCCGCGGGTCAGGGCCGCCACGCCGCCCTTATAGGCATTGTATGGTGCGGAATCGGGCACGCCCTTGATGGCCGCGCCGGAGGCCGTGTTGACAATCACGCCGCCGCCCTGCTCGATCATGATGGGCACTGTGTGCTTGGAGAACAGGAATACGCCTTTCAGGCCGATATCCAGGCAGCGGTCCCACTCCTCTTCCGTGGTGTCCAGCACAGTCTTGCGCACGATGATACCGGCGTTGTTCACCAGAATATCAATCCGGCCAAACGCGGCCTTGACCGCTTCCACGGTGGCCTTGACGTCCGCTTCACTGGACACATTGCACTTAAAGAACTTGGCGGAATCGCCGATCTTGTCTGCCTCCTCCTGGCACTTGTCGCTGATGTCCACCATGGCTACCTTGGCGCCGTACTTGACATACAACTGGGAAACCGCCAGGCCGATGCCGGAGCCGGCACCGGTGATGATGGCCACCTTGCCTTCCAAAGACAGATACTTATCCTGAATTTCCATTGAGAGCCTCCAAAATGTCCCTAAGATAGGGAAAATAAATGTGACGACCGGTTAAAAAGTTCGCTTTAAACTTAGCCCAGGATGCCGATGCTGAGGACAGGAACAAAGGTCAGCAGCATCAGGACAATGAGCATCACGCCGATCATAGGCAAAATCTTCTTTGCGATATCTACCACGGAAACACCGGAAATCGCAGAGGCAAAGAACAGGTTGCAGCCATAGGGCGGGGTGATGAAACCGATTGCCAAGTTGACGGTCATGATGATACCAAACTGGACAGGGCTCATGCCGATGCCGAGGATAATCGGCAGCAGGATGGGGGTCAGAATGACCGTAGAGGAGATGTTGTCGATGAAGCAGCCCACGATCAGCAGGAACAGGTTGATGACCAGCAGAATCGCAATGGGGTTGCTGATGTTCAGGATGCCCTTGGCGATGGTGGTGGGCACCTGGGACATGGTCAGGAACCGGGCAAAGGACATGGAGATACCAACCAGGAACGTGGTCTGGCCATTGATCAGGACAGTATCACGGAAGGCCTCATAAAGGCTCTTCATATCCAGCTCACGGTAGACAAAGAGGCCGATGATGATGGAGTAAACAATGGCTGCAACGGCGGACTCGGTGGGGGTAAAAATACCGCCGTAGATGCCGCCCAAGATGATGACCGGCACCAGCAGCGCCCAAATGGAGCTCTTCAGAGTGTTCCACAGCGTCTTCAGAGCAAACTTCTTCTTGCTGCCGTAGTGGTTCTTCCTGGCGGTGAAATAGTTCACGGCCATCAGCACAACACCGATCATAATGCCGGGGATAACGCCGGCCAGGAACAAATCGGAGATGGAGCACTGGGCTGCCACACCGTAGATGACAAAAGGAATGCTGGGGGGAATGATGACGCCGATGGTGCCGGCGGCCGCGGTGATGGCGGTCGCATAGGCGGGGTCATAGCCCTCTCTCTTCATCTCGGGAATGGTGATGCCGCCGATGGCGGTCACCGTCGCGGGAGAAGAGCCGGAGAGAGCGGCAAAGAACATAGATGCCACAACCGTAACCATACCGGTGCTGCCAGTGATCCAACCCACCAGGGCATCGGCAAAGTCCAGTATCCTTCGTGAGATACCGCCGGACTTCATCAGGTTGCCGGCCAGCATAAAGAACGGGATTGCCATCAGCGGGAAGGAATCCAGGCCGCTGAAGCAGGCGGTCGCAATAGAGGTCAGACCAATGTTTGTGGTAGTCACCATCGTGGTGATAGTGGCAACGCCAAGGGATACTGCAATGGGAGCGCCGATGACCATCAGGAAAAACATGACGCCGAACAAAACAATAATCTTTAATGCCATCAGCACTCACCCTCTTCCTTTTTTGCTTTGGAGGCTTTGATGTCGTGATAGCAGTTTTGCAGCAGACGAATCAGCATCAGTGTCATACCGGTGGGAATGGAGGCGTAGGGAATCCACATGGGAATACCGCTGCCCACCGCGATCTGGCCGCCGCTGTACACGCTGCTGGTCAACTTAACGGAGATGAACACCATAACACACAAAAATGCGATCCACACGATGGTGGAGATGATGTTGCAGACTTTCTTGCCCATCTGGGGCAGTCTCTCATAAACCACGTCGATGCAAACGTGCTTACGCTCTTTGGTTGCATAGGAAGCGCCCACCCAGGTCAGCCACAGGAAAATGTAGCGGGCCAGTTCTTCGCTCCAAGGCAGGGGAATCTTCAGCAGGTAACGGGTAATGACCTGCATCGTAACGATGATTACGGCAGCCACCATCAGGATTACCAGGAAAACTTCCTCCAACCTTTCATTCAAAAACTTCAGGACTTTCATGAAAAGTGGAATCTCCTCTCTCTTATAGGGTGTCCTGCACAGGAAGCAGTCCCTGTGCAGGACACTCAGCCTTTACTGTTCAGGCGTTGGGAATCGCAGGATTACTTGTTGTGCGCAGCAGCCATGTCGATCAGATCCTGGCCGTATTCGGCGGCGGCAGTCTTGTAGACGCTGTCCTCGGCGACCTTCTGGAAGGCAGCCTTCTGATCGGCATCCAGGGTGATTACTTCGGTGCCGGCGGCCTCGATGTCGGTGACCAGGCTGGCGTTCTGTTCGGTGATCATTTCGCGCTGATACTCAACGGTGTTGGCAGCAGCCTCGGCGATCACAGCCTGATAGTCGGCGGGCAGGCTGTTGTAGAAGTCACCGGCGATGCAGAGGGGAGTGGAGGTCCAGACATGCTCGCTGACAGTCATGTACTTCTGAACCTCATAGATGGCGTTGTTGTAGATCATAGCGGTGGGGTTCTCCTGACCGTCCACGGTCTTCTGCTGCAAAGCGGTGAACAGCTCGGTAAAGGACATGGGGGTGGGAATGGCACCCAGAGCGTCGAAATACTCAACGTGCAGGGTGTTGGTCATGGTGCGGATCTTCAGACCTTTCAGATCATCAGGAGTGCTGACGGGCTTCTTGGAGTTGGTGATGTTGCGGAAACCCACGTCCAGATAACCCAGGTTGATGATGCCGGTCTGCTCTTTCAGCAGGTTGTTCAGATAGTCGCCGAAGTCGCCGTCCAGTGCCTCATGTACTGCGTCGATGGACGTCCACATAAAGGGCAGACCGATCAGGTTGAACTCGGGAACCGTGGCAGCCAGTGTGGCGTCGGTCAGGCCGGCCATCTCCAGGTCGCCGATACGCATGGACTCCATGTTCTCAGCCAGGGAACCGAGCTGGGAGTTAGGGTACAGCTCCACGGTGATGTTGCCGTTGCTGATGCCCTGCAG
Proteins encoded:
- the pth gene encoding aminoacyl-tRNA hydrolase, producing the protein MFGKPSGVEWIVACLGNPGSEYANTRHNMGFLTADLIAEREHVKINKIKFKSAYNIFPFGGAKVLLMKPQTYMNLSGEAVVEAVKFYKVPLDHLLVIFDDIYLPVGKIRIRPSGSAGGHNGIKNIIAHLGSDQFPRIKIGVGSPSNPDYDMADWVLGTPSMEDRKILLNSFARAADAAEAICSGEELRKAMGRFN
- a CDS encoding ribose-phosphate pyrophosphokinase → MIAHGKDIKVFSGNANHKLAEEVCKIMGTKLGESEVGTFSDGEIFVSLYETVRGSDVFVIQSTCNPVNRNLMELLIMIDALKRASAGRITAVMPYYGYARQDRKAKARDPITAKLVANMVTAAGADRVLTMDLHASQIQGFFDIPVDNLAGNPIFVDYYAKKFGSQCEDMMVVSPDVGSVARARAFAQKLHMSLAIVDKRRQKANSCEVMNVIGDVEGKDCIIFDDMVDTGGSLCNAAKALIDIGHAKSVHACASHGVLSGPAIERINNSVITELALLDTIPPIAEGASDKIKYLTVAPMFAEAIERTYQEISISKLFR
- a CDS encoding DapH/DapD/GlmU-related protein, which codes for MNQTRAVLFLPDDASCEGVDRPLMLQSVLFCPLLTWVGKTLMARSIQRFFIVWGKEEYAAELRGCFPAEADVLVSGSREALMDFLSQEGEVAVFPCEMLPLELPGGSSYAYTAKASALRESWTNGSDAVPGARELSGFSAVYDLPRLREMELACRDEIVRRHVAAGVHILDGSSVYIDPRVEIGAGTVVLPGTILRGETTIGRDCEIGPNAMIRDCTVGDGTTVNASQANESTIGSRVKIGPFAYIRPGCTIGNDIKVGDFVEVKNSVIGDGTKISHLTYVGDSDVGQKVNFGCGTVTTNYDGFKKYRCTIGDHAFIGCNTNLIAPVKVGDGAYTAAGSTITDEVPADALAVARARQKNLEGWAARRRALHAEKKD
- a CDS encoding tRNA (cytidine(34)-2'-O)-methyltransferase, whose product is MLHIVLVEPEIPQNCGNIARTCAATGSHLHLIEPLGFDISERAVRRAGLDYWHLVDVSVYENLEALFRLHPEAAGNLYLTTTKAPRPYSEAVFTDGCWLFFGKETAGLPKDFREAFAARCIRLPMRPEARSLNLANTVAVCVYEALRQIGFPGLLDHGEMAR
- a CDS encoding phosphoglycerate kinase, which encodes MNYNKKTVRDVDVRGKKVLLRCDFNVPMAKDGSGVITDDKRIRAALPTITYLLDQGAAVIACSHMGKPKGEVKPELSLKPVAARLSELLGREVIMAGDVVGPDAQAKAAALRGGQIMLLENTRFEPGETKNDPALAKAMASLADLYVSDAFGAVHRAHASTAGVAGFLPAVSGFLIEKELEVIGGALKSPKRPLVAILGGSKVSSKIGVINNLLELADTIIIGGGMAYTFSAAQGGKVGDSLLEADWEGYANEMVQKAADKGVRLLLPVDTVCADQFAPDAKCQVVKAGEIPDGWQGLDIGPETIALYCAAVADAGTVIWNGPMGVFEFPAFAKGTEAVAEALSKTSAITIIGGGDSAAAVQQLGYADKMTHISTGGGASLEFMEGKELPGVACLLDK
- the tpiA gene encoding triose-phosphate isomerase; amino-acid sequence: MNRRYRKTIIAGNWKMNKTATETKQFAEELKPILPKAKWCDVVVCVPACNISTAVRAFKDMRVSIGAENLYYEKSGAYTGEVSADMLKDLGVKYVIIGHSERRQYFGETDATVSKKVHAALDAGLLPIICVGESLEQREAGITAEWIALQVKSALVGVSADKLRKCVIAYEPIWAIGTGKTATAEQAAEVCTAIRATIRSLYGARVARSVTIQYGGSMNPSNAAELLAQPDVDGGLIGGAALVPQKFVDIINAANQE
- the gpmI gene encoding 2,3-bisphosphoglycerate-independent phosphoglycerate mutase, which gives rise to MNKTPTALIIMDGFGLSDAVDGNAIRAAKTPCLDQLFAEYAHTTLSASGLDVGLPEGQMGNSEVGHTNIGGGRVVFQDLPRITRSIEDGSFFRNEAYLHAMDQCLSKGTSLHLFGLLSTGGVHSHLNHLWALLKLAKEKGLEKVYIHAFLDGRDTSPTAGAEFLEECVAKCGEIGVGKVATVMGRYYAMDRDKRWERLEAAYDAMVYGEGAVTNPDPVAAVKASYEKGVTDEFVEPVVCDSDGCVGDNDSIIFFNFRPDRAREITRAFVDPEFDGFTHQYFPVTFVCNTEYDASMPNVEVAFPRIRVENGLGEYLSKLGLTQLRIAETEKYAHVTFFFNGGVETVFPGEDRVLVPSPKVATYDMQPEMSAVEVCDKCVERIESGAYDVIILNFANCDMVGHTGVFDAAVKAVETVDECVGRVVNATLKMGGIAMVTADHGNAEQMKQPDGSPMTAHSINPVPFILCGAGAELRSGKLADIAPTILDVMGLQCPPEMDGKTLIIK